Proteins from one Paraburkholderia sp. BL10I2N1 genomic window:
- the hfq gene encoding RNA chaperone Hfq — MTARPCVQDDFLQTLAKDKTTVNVNGIRLSGQLAGFDQFAVLLESGAGVQLVFKHAISTVMPANGRGPARDPADAPLSRDKPNHVQARDR, encoded by the coding sequence ATGACCGCACGCCCATGCGTACAAGACGATTTTCTGCAGACGCTCGCAAAGGACAAGACCACCGTAAACGTGAACGGCATCAGACTGAGTGGTCAACTGGCCGGCTTTGACCAGTTTGCAGTGCTGTTGGAGTCTGGCGCAGGCGTGCAACTTGTTTTCAAGCATGCCATTTCGACCGTGATGCCGGCCAATGGCAGGGGCCCGGCACGCGACCCAGCCGACGCGCCGTTGAGTCGCGACAAGCCGAACCACGTGCAAGCTCGCGACCGATGA
- a CDS encoding DUF3562 domain-containing protein: MTAGRKRHRNEGADESSSGERTTLPHKVPRDRPIQLASQPPPSCNGIFVVCSSCICRRSRSTFPQPNAEEAVQAVAAETDTPAETVSKMYLDAVASRRRASSPGPRCRTR, encoded by the coding sequence ATGACCGCCGGGCGGAAGCGCCATCGCAATGAGGGCGCAGACGAATCCAGTAGCGGCGAAAGAACAACGCTTCCTCACAAAGTGCCCCGTGATAGGCCGATTCAATTGGCATCCCAACCGCCACCGTCCTGTAATGGAATCTTCGTCGTCTGCAGCTCCTGCATCTGTCGACGCTCGCGGAGCACCTTCCCGCAGCCCAACGCCGAGGAAGCTGTACAGGCAGTCGCTGCTGAGACCGATACGCCTGCGGAGACGGTTTCGAAAATGTATCTCGACGCGGTGGCTTCCAGACGACGCGCTTCATCACCTGGTCCCCGTTGCCGAACACGCTGA
- the phaP gene encoding TIGR01841 family phasin (Members of this family are phasins (small proteins associated with inclusions such as PHA granules). Note that several different families of phasins have been named PhaP despite very little sequence similarity to each other.), producing MTDFQGQVAVVQQANLNFFFGLAGKLLEGEEKLIRLNVDMAKTTLADWYQRMQDGLTKKDGQEVTGLQTALALPSAEKVLTYERQAAEVASTMQTQLAEVVNAQYKEVNRQVQQFVENVAQNAPVGSEAAITFLQQGLSLANTTYENVQKATKQAVDVAQSNLSAATEAASKVTEAAEQAVEKAAKAVKPAK from the coding sequence ATGACTGATTTTCAGGGGCAGGTTGCTGTAGTCCAACAAGCAAATCTTAACTTCTTCTTTGGGCTGGCTGGCAAATTGCTGGAAGGCGAGGAAAAGCTCATCAGACTGAATGTGGATATGGCGAAAACGACGCTTGCAGACTGGTACCAACGCATGCAAGACGGGTTGACGAAAAAGGACGGACAGGAAGTTACTGGCTTGCAAACCGCGCTGGCGCTGCCCTCGGCGGAGAAGGTCCTGACGTACGAACGTCAGGCTGCCGAGGTTGCGTCGACCATGCAAACGCAGCTGGCAGAGGTCGTCAATGCCCAGTACAAGGAGGTCAACCGCCAGGTTCAACAGTTCGTCGAGAATGTCGCGCAAAACGCCCCGGTCGGCTCCGAAGCCGCAATCACATTTCTGCAACAAGGCCTTTCGCTCGCCAACACCACCTACGAAAACGTGCAAAAAGCCACGAAGCAGGCAGTCGATGTCGCGCAAAGTAACCTGAGCGCCGCAACGGAAGCCGCATCGAAGGTGACCGAAGCGGCTGAGCAGGCAGTCGAGAAAGCGGCGAAGGCGGTGAAGCCGGCAAAGTAA
- a CDS encoding response regulator, protein MTDTATGLATILFVDDDPNILRPLQMLFEREGYRVLTAQDGEAALATAALERPNVVVTDWMMPRVDGVELCRRLKSDTAMADIPVVMLSAALPPHPTEPLWDVLLQKPTSIARMMKEIDALLGRTQSEVRGRAHGR, encoded by the coding sequence ATGACGGACACGGCGACCGGATTGGCAACGATACTTTTTGTTGATGATGACCCGAATATCCTGCGCCCGCTTCAAATGCTGTTCGAGCGGGAAGGATACCGCGTGCTCACTGCACAAGATGGGGAAGCAGCACTCGCCACGGCTGCCCTCGAAAGGCCAAATGTCGTCGTGACTGACTGGATGATGCCGCGCGTTGATGGCGTCGAACTGTGCCGACGGTTGAAGTCGGACACGGCAATGGCCGACATTCCCGTAGTCATGCTGTCGGCCGCATTGCCGCCTCATCCGACAGAGCCGCTGTGGGATGTACTTTTGCAGAAGCCGACGTCGATAGCCCGAATGATGAAGGAGATTGATGCCCTTCTGGGACGGACGCAGTCAGAAGTGCGCGGCCGCGCGCACGGGCGGTGA
- a CDS encoding hybrid sensor histidine kinase/response regulator has protein sequence MRQALNVPGPELPAPAPRASASVCSKNYNSFGTAILSHVNRMNYNPELTMAGPSVAPAADRAERAGTLITTVLDERLHRVPDFAAESHALHRLAKALTASDSAVLQTLADMARELCGSGSAGISLLERDADRTPAFRWVALSGRCAALADKVTLFECSPEGVTLEMGAAQLFSFPERHVACLSSAVPEVVEELVVPIPGTPEPWGTLWVMSHDEHHRFDAEHRRILTSLAYFTCAALTVTQAKADAEARAAEAEAARNALAKAEAHKDDFIAMLSHELRNPIAPIDGALAAAQKLAADSPAVLSALAVANRQVRQLKRLVSDLLDASRIRHGKLSVRHSYSLLADIVKDALAAVRLDADGRQHELHVTVPAYPVTVYADQARLTQVISNLLSNAVKYTPPGGTITLSVEAPDPGTIPTHDATPREAVVTVLDNGVGISPAFLPHVFDMFAQSAAVRTRAEGGLGVGLSVVKYLVNAHNGLVTLSSEGVGKGTEVTVRLPIVCRSPVEPSNATSHGTTPARILLVDDNADATEALATLLALEGHEVKRAQSGPEALSMVDSFTPDVALIDISMPGMDGRELARLLREHEQCSETKLVALTGYADAASRLGDAEGAFDWYLVKPLALDDLADVLRGS, from the coding sequence ATGAGACAAGCACTGAACGTTCCAGGTCCGGAACTGCCAGCGCCGGCGCCAAGAGCGTCAGCTTCCGTGTGCAGCAAGAACTACAATTCATTCGGCACGGCAATTCTTTCGCACGTCAATCGTATGAATTACAACCCGGAGTTGACCATGGCCGGACCATCTGTGGCCCCTGCGGCGGACCGCGCAGAGCGCGCAGGCACGTTAATCACAACGGTACTCGACGAGCGTCTCCATCGCGTACCCGACTTTGCCGCAGAAAGTCACGCCTTGCACCGACTGGCAAAGGCGCTCACCGCGTCAGACAGCGCCGTGCTGCAGACTCTGGCCGATATGGCTCGGGAGCTGTGCGGCTCCGGTAGCGCCGGCATCAGCCTGCTCGAACGCGACGCCGACCGGACCCCCGCGTTTCGCTGGGTCGCGCTTTCGGGCCGCTGCGCGGCTCTTGCCGACAAGGTAACCCTGTTCGAATGCAGTCCGGAGGGTGTCACCCTCGAGATGGGCGCAGCCCAACTATTCAGTTTTCCAGAGCGCCACGTCGCCTGTTTGAGCAGCGCCGTTCCCGAGGTCGTTGAAGAACTGGTCGTGCCGATTCCAGGTACACCTGAACCGTGGGGCACCCTGTGGGTGATGTCTCATGACGAGCACCACCGCTTCGACGCCGAACATCGCAGAATCCTGACGAGCCTCGCGTACTTCACGTGCGCTGCGCTGACTGTCACACAAGCGAAGGCCGACGCGGAGGCTCGGGCAGCAGAAGCGGAAGCGGCGAGGAATGCACTGGCGAAGGCTGAGGCGCACAAGGACGATTTCATCGCGATGCTGAGCCACGAGCTGCGTAATCCAATCGCCCCGATTGATGGCGCACTTGCGGCAGCGCAGAAACTCGCGGCCGACAGCCCGGCCGTGTTATCGGCCCTGGCGGTCGCGAACCGGCAGGTGCGGCAATTGAAGCGTCTGGTGAGCGACCTGCTCGATGCTTCCCGAATCAGGCACGGCAAGTTGTCGGTGCGTCACTCATACAGCTTGCTTGCGGACATTGTGAAAGACGCGCTGGCCGCCGTAAGGTTGGACGCTGACGGACGTCAACACGAGCTGCATGTGACCGTTCCGGCATATCCGGTCACCGTTTATGCTGACCAGGCACGCCTGACCCAGGTCATCTCAAACCTGTTGTCGAATGCGGTGAAATACACGCCCCCCGGTGGCACCATAACCCTGTCGGTGGAAGCGCCGGACCCCGGCACGATACCGACGCACGATGCGACGCCCCGTGAAGCCGTTGTCACGGTTCTCGACAACGGCGTTGGCATTTCGCCAGCATTCCTGCCGCATGTCTTTGATATGTTTGCCCAGTCTGCAGCGGTCCGGACGCGTGCAGAAGGAGGGTTGGGCGTTGGATTGTCTGTCGTGAAGTATCTGGTAAACGCACACAACGGCCTCGTCACCCTTTCGAGTGAGGGTGTCGGCAAGGGTACCGAGGTAACAGTCCGACTACCCATTGTCTGCAGGAGTCCAGTCGAGCCGTCCAACGCTACTAGCCACGGGACGACGCCGGCGCGCATCCTGCTGGTGGACGACAACGCTGACGCCACTGAGGCGCTGGCCACGTTGCTGGCACTCGAAGGTCACGAAGTGAAACGGGCACAGAGCGGACCGGAAGCACTGTCCATGGTTGATTCGTTCACTCCGGACGTTGCCCTGATTGATATCAGCATGCCCGGCATGGATGGTCGGGAACTGGCCCGTCTGCTTCGTGAACATGAGCAATGCTCTGAGACAAAACTGGTGGCACTGACGGGCTACGCTGATGCGGCCAGCAGACTCGGAGACGCCGAAGGCGCATTCGATTGGTATCTCGTCAAGCCGCTGGCGCTTGATGACCTCGCAGATGTTCTCCGGGGCTCGTAG
- a CDS encoding cold-shock protein produces the protein MATGTVKWFNDAKGFGFITPDDGGEDLFAHFSEIKAEGFKSLQENQKVSFDVKTGPKGKQAANIKPV, from the coding sequence ATGGCAACTGGAACAGTGAAGTGGTTCAACGACGCCAAGGGCTTCGGCTTTATCACGCCGGACGACGGCGGCGAAGACCTGTTCGCCCACTTCTCGGAAATCAAGGCAGAGGGCTTCAAGTCATTGCAAGAGAACCAGAAGGTCAGCTTTGACGTAAAGACGGGTCCGAAGGGCAAGCAAGCGGCGAACATCAAGCCGGTCTGA
- a CDS encoding DUF2934 domain-containing protein yields MDNASREEKIRVRAYELWEKDGSPEGRADEYWEQARAQIEDEESEADRNEDDSKGRLP; encoded by the coding sequence ATGGATAACGCTTCGCGGGAAGAGAAGATTCGTGTGCGGGCCTATGAACTTTGGGAAAAAGACGGCAGCCCGGAGGGACGCGCCGACGAGTATTGGGAGCAAGCCCGGGCCCAGATAGAAGATGAAGAATCCGAGGCCGACAGGAACGAAGATGACTCAAAAGGACGGCTTCCGTAG
- a CDS encoding transposase: MLKKTDVNGVAPEALEGARSATGSASGAAEVKRWSTGRKRGVVLRLLRGEPVDAVSREVGVTIAVLEQWRELALAGMEAGLKARTSDPLEARLNDAVRRVGELSMENEILRKERELQARRPLTARRSST, encoded by the coding sequence ATGTTGAAGAAAACAGATGTAAACGGGGTTGCGCCAGAGGCGCTGGAAGGAGCGCGTAGCGCGACTGGAAGCGCCTCTGGCGCCGCCGAAGTCAAGCGTTGGTCGACCGGTCGCAAACGCGGCGTGGTGCTTCGGTTGCTGCGTGGCGAACCCGTCGACGCCGTGTCCCGTGAAGTCGGTGTGACGATCGCCGTGCTCGAGCAATGGCGTGAGCTGGCACTGGCCGGCATGGAGGCCGGCCTGAAGGCACGCACCAGCGATCCCCTGGAAGCCCGGCTCAATGACGCCGTGCGGCGCGTCGGCGAGTTGTCTATGGAAAACGAGATCCTGCGCAAGGAACGTGAACTGCAGGCCCGTCGCCCTTTGACCGCTCGGAGATCGTCGACATGA
- a CDS encoding integrase core domain-containing protein — MPDADLLKAIRDDLVASPFIGEGHRKVWARLRILHDIRVSRTRVLRLMREHSLLSPHRQARGEPNLHDGRITTDCPNEMWGTDGVRIATVDDGMVWIFSAVDHCDGMCTGIHAAKIGDRFAALEPISQGLLDEFGSVLADAGRGLSLRMDHGSQYTSDDFRNQIRFWGIAPSYAFVAEPQTNGVAERFNRTMKEQAIHGRIFKNLEEVRAAAIAFKDRYNRDWRLEKLGFKSPLEARQERLMKLAA; from the coding sequence ATGCCCGATGCTGACCTGCTGAAGGCCATCCGCGACGATCTGGTGGCTTCCCCCTTCATCGGCGAGGGGCATCGCAAGGTCTGGGCGCGCTTGCGTATCCTGCACGACATCCGGGTCTCCCGGACCCGCGTGCTGCGACTGATGCGCGAGCACAGCCTGCTGTCGCCGCACCGGCAAGCGCGAGGCGAACCCAACCTTCACGATGGCCGGATCACAACCGATTGCCCGAATGAGATGTGGGGCACCGACGGCGTGCGCATCGCGACCGTGGACGACGGCATGGTGTGGATCTTCTCGGCCGTTGATCATTGCGACGGCATGTGTACCGGCATTCATGCCGCGAAGATTGGCGACCGCTTTGCTGCCCTCGAGCCGATCTCCCAGGGGCTGCTGGACGAATTCGGTTCCGTGCTCGCCGATGCGGGCCGCGGGCTGTCGCTGCGTATGGATCACGGTTCGCAGTACACGTCGGACGACTTCCGTAACCAGATCCGGTTCTGGGGCATCGCGCCGAGCTATGCCTTCGTCGCCGAACCCCAGACCAACGGCGTCGCCGAGCGATTCAACCGGACAATGAAGGAACAGGCTATTCATGGACGCATCTTCAAAAACCTGGAGGAAGTTCGTGCCGCCGCCATCGCGTTCAAGGATCGATACAATCGCGACTGGCGTCTTGAAAAGTTGGGCTTCAAATCACCCCTCGAAGCCCGTCAGGAACGGCTGATGAAGCTGGCCGCCTGA
- a CDS encoding RDD family protein: MQYATYSRRARALFIDSIWWTVLVLFVPLGPSTEDLLSAPARAGPSILLWLAVAQCIPVVVTGVMWTIWGTSPGKRALGLRIVDADTAEPMTARQAAMRTLGYLVCFATCGAGFLWVLFNPRGQGLHDLMANTVVIDGKLPKTRGRPQLRRDGHDELP; the protein is encoded by the coding sequence ATGCAATACGCCACCTATTCCCGCCGGGCCCGCGCGCTGTTTATTGATAGCATTTGGTGGACTGTGCTCGTGCTTTTCGTCCCTCTTGGTCCGTCGACGGAAGACCTGCTGAGTGCGCCAGCACGGGCCGGCCCGTCTATCCTGCTCTGGTTGGCAGTTGCTCAATGCATTCCGGTGGTCGTGACCGGTGTCATGTGGACCATCTGGGGCACTTCCCCGGGCAAACGAGCATTGGGTCTGCGCATTGTTGATGCCGATACAGCAGAGCCGATGACGGCGAGACAAGCCGCGATGCGAACGTTGGGTTACCTGGTCTGTTTCGCGACCTGCGGCGCCGGATTTCTCTGGGTGCTGTTCAACCCGCGCGGGCAGGGATTGCATGACCTCATGGCGAACACCGTGGTCATTGACGGAAAATTGCCCAAGACCCGGGGCCGACCACAATTGCGACGCGACGGGCACGACGAATTGCCCTGA
- a CDS encoding tryptophan leader peptide: MRADSPPFSTWKAPGIVFASSVDTSAQSGAKGHQLALWFWLFAEKHGVIAAKMARDSFCLLADEAKPSTGDVLDNLLELENRLVHSFEATPVEQRSIKQDGQSVDLPMEFFLATGFLRQAPDSPYFGQGSADLEGNDFKLADCLRYATEQALAVFRPMIEVVAFDPHSLPSWKWSAQPGALERHLQRRYNNPLFPLHRRVVTSNDVYEARLADNQALADIRLELAEVARAFSNKGELPSDWQPFLNDLRERLDKLEDRRIVAGGPSAALAGAIAELRGDVIAVWRNAIQKNRPSLAALEQAEARRAERHAALYASDWMSQLLSHASQIPPEEVVPSMLSEPPAELEKAVSTLQANPQLHDTLANCRSAGHRLVAEVRASGHVIADIDEKLRILGGAPGQVPA, encoded by the coding sequence ATGCGCGCCGACTCGCCGCCGTTTTCGACCTGGAAGGCGCCAGGCATTGTATTCGCATCGAGCGTTGATACCTCCGCACAAAGTGGTGCAAAAGGGCATCAACTCGCGCTCTGGTTTTGGCTCTTCGCAGAAAAGCATGGCGTTATCGCAGCAAAAATGGCGCGCGACTCGTTCTGCCTGCTTGCCGACGAGGCGAAGCCGTCGACGGGGGACGTTCTCGACAACCTCCTCGAACTGGAGAATCGTCTCGTTCACTCGTTCGAGGCCACACCGGTCGAGCAGCGCAGCATCAAACAGGACGGCCAGTCGGTCGACCTGCCTATGGAGTTTTTTCTGGCAACGGGCTTCTTAAGGCAGGCACCGGACTCTCCCTATTTTGGGCAAGGCAGTGCCGACCTCGAGGGCAATGACTTCAAACTTGCGGACTGCCTTCGCTACGCCACGGAGCAAGCTCTGGCGGTTTTCAGGCCCATGATTGAGGTGGTTGCGTTCGACCCGCATTCCCTGCCGAGCTGGAAATGGAGCGCTCAGCCCGGCGCGCTCGAACGGCATCTGCAGCGACGCTACAACAATCCTCTGTTTCCGCTGCATCGTCGGGTGGTCACTTCCAACGATGTGTACGAAGCCCGTCTCGCCGATAACCAGGCACTTGCGGACATTCGCCTGGAGCTTGCCGAGGTTGCTCGTGCGTTCTCTAATAAAGGCGAACTACCTTCTGACTGGCAACCGTTTCTCAACGACCTTCGGGAGCGCCTGGACAAGCTGGAGGACCGTCGCATTGTCGCGGGTGGGCCGAGCGCGGCACTCGCCGGCGCAATTGCCGAACTTCGCGGCGACGTCATTGCCGTATGGCGTAACGCCATTCAAAAGAACCGGCCGAGCCTTGCCGCTCTGGAGCAGGCGGAAGCACGTCGTGCTGAACGACATGCTGCGCTGTATGCTTCCGACTGGATGTCTCAGCTATTGAGTCACGCCTCGCAGATACCTCCCGAAGAAGTTGTCCCGTCCATGCTGAGCGAGCCACCTGCCGAACTTGAAAAAGCCGTGAGCACCCTTCAGGCGAATCCGCAACTGCACGACACGCTCGCGAACTGCCGGTCGGCTGGCCACAGGCTTGTGGCAGAAGTTCGGGCGTCCGGTCACGTCATCGCAGATATCGACGAGAAGCTACGCATCCTGGGTGGCGCGCCCGGGCAGGTGCCAGCCTGA